TTCTTGACTTTATTTAAGACACGattcacaataaatttagtatagaccaagtccatttaagaattggtgAATTTAATACTCAGTCAGACTATTGCTCAGACTAGCGCTAATCTTGCATTTcaaaagtaaaaagaaaaaaaaattaaaacagcTAGACAAGTGATTGGACAAGTCGAATTCAACACAGTAATCATTCATGCAATTGAAATGGAACCTCATCTGATAATCAAAATTCTTGCAATTAGCGCCACCGCAATTAAGCGGTAGCCGTAGCACCGCTTCATACGATGCAGATTAGTTTGAACAAATATAGCTAAGTAACATAAAACACAATTGACAATGGTGATtacaattcaaattcaatcaGACATGCGTCCTTCTCTCCaatttgcatcaatcttccgcCGCCTTTCACCGGCTACATCTAATTATCGCCACCGTCTTGCGCCGTTAACCACCAATTATCGCCACCATCTTCCACTGCGATTGACGGTTAGAGCCTTCTCGAACAACGCCGTTGAGAAAGTCGTTAACAAACCATCCATTTGTACCGCCGATGAGCTCCATTATGTTCACGTGGCCAACTCTGATTGGCGACTTGCTCTTTGGCGTTATCACCCTAACCCTCAGGTTAATTAAATTAAGTCCTTCAATTAGGGTTTAAATTCCGATTTAAGTTAATTTTGTTGGTTGTTTAATTTTGATGATGTTTGATGATTGTTTAGGCTCGTGCGCGGAATCATCCTTTGCTCTTATTATCAGGTGTTGGAACTAATGCTATTGGTTATGATCTATCGCCTGAGGTACTTGGATTTTCACTTTTTCTGTTTTATTGGTTTCTTGTGAATATATGATTTGGTGTTTAATTTTGGTGATGTTTGATGAAAATATGACCCTATGAGTACTTATTCCTTAATCCTTATCAAGCGTTCTGTAAATCTTTCTGTTTTGGTCGTTTGATTATGTAATTGGTTATGGGAGCTGTTGGTATTGTTGATAACCATGAACCATGTTCAATGCTATTGTTTATGATCTCTTGCCTGAGGTAGTTAGACTTCACTCTCACATTATATTTTATTTCCGGGTTTATTGTGATTTTATGATTTGGTTAATGAAAATCATAGGAACTTGAGTGTTAGTTATATTGGTCATGTCATCCTGTGTTATATGCTTGCAATTGCTGTAGGAAACAGAAATTTGAGCGAACTATCACCAAACTTGCGGATAAACAGCTAACCAAACAATGTCGTTGAACCAGAATTTTCACCAAACAGATGTGTTTTAGAAGAACCGGTTAAACACAATGCttaaaaaaattggaaaaataTTTCAGAACAGATTATTAAAATTATCACAAAGTTGACCACTAAAGGATCACATAACAGATCATAGATATTATTCTGGAAGATGAAAAAAAGCACAACCTCAAGCATAGAATAAGAAATTAAGAATAAGATAAAGAGAGACTGAGAGATAGAGCATAAGAAATATAAAGAGTTCAGGAACAGTTTAGCCACTAATTTGTAGAAAAATTGCAGAATCTAAGATATACCACAGTAGCAAATCACAGTTACAAGAGAAGAGATAGAGAATTAGGTCAAAATCAACATCATTTGTTGATTTAATCAGAATTTGAAGAAGAAATCTGAGAGATAAGGTAGAAATTAGGTATAAGTTTGTCGAAAGCAATGACAAAATCAGTAGAACAAGAACTGCAAATTTTCTGAAAGATCAGTGACGAGAGGTGATAGAGATTATAGAGAGAATTACACCTGAATCACCACAACTTTGTTGGAGAAGTTATGGTGAAAGTTGCAGAGATTACCGGCGGCGGAACTCACCGTCACGATGATTGAGAAATGAGAAGGAGTTGCCATTGTCCAGATCTTCAAACGAAATTTCAGAGAATTCTTGCAATTCTCCTAATTCGAAGTAATTTCTTTAGAAAAGTGAACAAATTTAGCcgatacaaaaaaaaattcagaagaAATCAACCAAATTGTTGATTAGTAAGAGAGTATGTCAGTATGATGATTTGAGAGTAATTTCCTGCAAAATAAACTGGAAATAAGAGGAAATTTCAGGAAATCGTTGAATTTATCAAACAAATTCAACCGATTTCGACAAAACGAAACCCTAATAACTCAGCCCTTTAAGAATTCTTGTTGATcaagattttgaagaaagaAGATCAGACGACGTATTTCAGCGCAAGAATCAGAAAATCACCTAGTGCTATGGTGCcatgataaatcttgagtttctACTAGAAAGTAGAAGAAGTAGAgagaatttaatcatatttcattGAAGGACTACATTGTGCTAAACATGCATATCAAATAGAGTTAACTTAAAAATATTATTCTCAGTACTATTTCCTACAGTTGCTAAGCAATAGAGTACTAGGTTTATTTTTACTTAGTAGGAACAACCATGCGATGAGGTGCATGTCCTTTATGTAATACGGCAACAGTCGAGGTGTTGTAATGACTCTCCCTAATTGTTGCTACGTTGTTGCTAGTTGCTACATTATCTGGGTGCCAAATTATTCCTTTCATAATATGATTGTTTGTATAACTATGTTTGTGTTAGTTGTGTGACTTGTGTCCCTTTGATAACCATAAACAATAGTTGAATCTTAGTGCTTTTGTTGGTGGTGTTCTTTAAATTATATGATTGCTTAATTCGATTGTATTTCAGCGTGGACATGCTTGGCTGTTACGCTCTTCATTCGAACTGATTTTTCCATCAAGGAAATTGGACATTGGAAATTTCCTTTGAAAACACCCATAGGACCATAACCCAGAAGTGTTGTTTCCATCTCCGTGGCAACAACCTGGCCATTTTCCTGCCTGGTCCTGATTACATATGTCGTGAATATCCAGTATGATTATCATTTGTAACACCCCTATTTAGATAGGGTTCAGGTTAACCTGATCCCAAATTAAGAATTGGGGCATTTGGCGTTCAAGTTAATGTAATAGGGAGTGTCATATAAAGGAGTATATCATTTGGATTTGTGCTGCAAATATGATAGGGATAAAATAGACATTGGCGGTAGGTGCTGATGTGAAACTTGGAGAGGGAATAACTCTCAAGGCCTTAGGGGTACTTATTTGTATAATGATTTCCCatggtttttcttttctttggaAACGTCGTTATCGTAGAGTGTTCTATGCGTTTTTATGTAAAAAGGCCGGCATGGTTTTGAAAAATTCTGCTTTGATAAATATAGTTTGTTTTCTTGGGATCATGTCGAATAAAGACCTgttgattgcaaagtaaataagatTGGACATTGGTTATGTGGCCTTAAAACCTTTATGTGGCTGAGTTGTAATTTATTGGGTTTCATTCAGTCTTCGTTTGCTCGCCACATGTCCGGACAAGGATTTGATACATGGATTCTGGAAGTTAGAGGAGCTGGATTGAGCATGCCTGCAACAAACTTGAAAGATGTTGAACAATCGGCCCATGAAATTTCTAGTAAGATAGAGTCTGCGGCTGAAAAGGCAAAAGAAACTGCGGTTAACAAAAGACAGTCCCTAGAAGTTGAGGATGAGGCATTAGTTGGTTCAGATGTCCCCCCTAATAAAGGAGCTCCATTGACAGTTTCAACAATTTGGGATGAATCAGAGCTAGTTACAAAATTGACAGAGACATTCATGCGCATATCTCAGAAGCTTTCTGGGTTCCTCAGTGAAGGTCAATCAAGAATTATGTCTGCAAGACTATTCGATCAACTTCAGATACTATTGGAAGATTCTCATCTACTAGACCGCTTCAATGAGACCAGGGAAAAACTTTCAAGCTTGTTAGAAACTAGTGACAAGTCTTCTGTAGCTAGTCAAATAACAGATCTTAGTGAAAAGCTAGTGAATATCTTTGAAGAAAGTCAAAACTCTGTTTCGCCTCAACTATTTGATTTGCAGACCCGTTTTTTCACAACCATAGAAGAATTTCAGAAACAACTTGACGTGATGGTGAAGTATGATTGGGATTTTGATCATTACTTGGAGGAGGATATTCCTGCTGTGGTAAGGTGACCTTTCTTCTTAGTAGATAGTTAAAAGCAGTTTCTACTTtttagttttgacttttgatACTCTTTCATCTGGCTTTTGATCTTTCTCCCTAATCCTTAACTTTATATtatgataataatctttttaTTTGTGAGGTAATATGCTTTCATGTGTGATCATTCTGTACAATTTCTATGTTCTCTAACTAGCTTCATTGGCCCTTATAATATTAAATTCTCGTACTTCGTGTCTTCGTGAATGCAGATGGAATATATAAGAGCTGAAAGCAAACCCAAAGATGGTAAATTGTTTGCCATTGGACACTCCATGGGGGGTATACTGTTGTATGGGATGCTGTCTAGATGTGGTAAGATATGACACTTTGATGTTCTTGTTCTAACACTTCTGTGAATACTGATTACTTGCTTTCACATCTCGAAGTTTGTTTTACTGCGTGAAAGCGTCAAAGAATGAGTTGAGTGCCTTGTTAAAATCTAAATAAGGGAAATAAGGAGAGGGAGAAATCTGGTGGCAAGCAGTAGAAACAGAGGAGAACAAAATGGGAGAATGGAAGTCTAAGAGAACTCATATCATGAAGAGAGAGGGGGTTGGTAATGCATTTTGTGTTATATATTGCTTTGGTTAGATTGTATCTCTGAAATATAACCAGAGTCAACATTTATAGACTTATGAAATCTTCAAACGTTGGTCAAGAACTCAAGTAGTTACTAGTCAATACAAGAGTATTTACCAAAATCAGGACTATGAGGCTTTTGCTCACCCAAAACAGCCAATCTTTCGTTGAACTCTCTGAAACCAAATTACGAAGTTGGCTTTGACTCAGGCATTGATACCAAAACTTTGATGTGTATTTAGCCCCTAGAGAATTTTCTTGTAAGTTGAATCAAACTTTCATTTATAAAGAATGTTCTTTCAGGGATTTGTGTTTGGGTTTAAAGGAAAAACTGAGTTATCAGTTAATTCTTTCAGGGATTTTATGTTTGGGTTTAAAGGAAAAACTGAGTTATCAGTTAAACACTAAGTAGCATAAATAATGGTGAGTGTCATGAAGTTCTAAACAGTCACAAAAACGAGAGCACTCAGAGCAGTCTCAACTTATCACTCATCAATCATCAGTTGAAGCTAAAGAGTCCCTTTTATCTTTACATTTTTCGTAGACTACATTAACTTTTAGTTTCAGTGAAGGGGCAGGACCTTATATGACCGCCTGGAAAGATTCTGTGCATGAAGACAGCTACTACAATGAGGGCATGGATGTATTTTACAATGCGTAACTGTGCTTGGTGCATCATTCAATTGTGCTGTGTAGCAAGGGGCCTGCGGGGATGCACAGCAGTACTTAATTAATCTGGGTGGACTGTGCATTCTTCTGGCCTCAATTGTACAGCTCTTCTTTGTTTCACACTTTCACTTCTGGTTCTTACACTCAGAATTCATCTCCAGACGCTCATGCACCCCATCCTTGGCATCTACTAGGTCCTACGAGTTCAAAGCGCCAAATACACTTAACTTTAACCCTTGGCTTTTTGAAACCCATGAAATCCATGAGAGCTTAGTTTAATTTTGTGAGACTTCCATATCCAATTTTGGATTGGTCAATTTCCAGTACATGCCTATTCAACAACTtactagttcaaatttcaaggGGTCTATGAGATCCATTTCTAAGTGGATACATCCTTAAACTCTCCTAAAGGCTGATACTCTCCTATTCCTGTGAAGGGGAAATTCTATACGTGCACAGTTCCCATGTCATATTTCTTGGGTATTGTGGCTGGCATGGAATTAAAGATTGATATAGCTTTTAGGTTATTTGCTGATGAGTGACTTAATATTAGTGCATGATGATTGAACTTCTCATTAAACATCAACAATgccaaagccttagtcccaaaagtATGGGGACGGTTGCATGAACCAATAATTCATCTCCTTCAATCATCCACCGACAGCTTTATTCATTCACTTCTATATTATGTTATGTGTTCTTCTATATCCTTTTTCTTATGTCATTTATAACTCCCAAAATCCAGGTCTTCTTTGATCTCCCTCTCTTCTAAAATCCCTCTTATCCAATCTCTCCATTTTCTTAGATGGAGCAACTTTTGGTTGACGTCTCACATGCAAAAAAACCAACGTAATTGATTCTCTCTTGTCTTATCCTCAATGTATGTAATTATAACCTTCTTGTGAATATCTTCCTTCCCAATTCTACACTTCAAGGTGATCCACCATTTCCATTTCAACATTCACATCTGTGCAACACCTATCTTCTTAATATGATTCTTCCTAAGAGCTCAACTCTGCGATTGCACAATATCCCCGTTGTTAATGCTCTTTAATTGAGCTAGCCTTATCTGAttctgttctcttcacctgaaaTAAGGTGTTCTGATTTCTGATTTGACTTTAAGCGTATTTGTACACTAATCTATAAGAAAAAAACATTCTGAAGTTTAGGTTCTTAGTAGTGTTGACTTTCCGAATATcttattttcataaaaaaataaagatatttgaaaataagaaaacacaaatAAAAGGATATGGTCATCTGATCAGTATGATGTAATGGGATTCTAATAAGAATAAGCGATgagtttttggaaaaaaaggaGAACAAATCCTTAATCATAAGAGTCTTATCTTGATCAATATCTCCATCACTTTGCAAAATTGAACCTAGGTACTTAAAGCACTTGCTTAGGAGTAACTCATTTACATTTACCGTCACTACATCCTTGTTTGACTTCCTCTTATCACTAAAATGATACACCATGTACTTAAACCCTCCATTGAGATTCTTAATTTTGTTTCCGTGGTTCTACCTTAGCACTAACCCCAACTCTAGTCTCATCAACAAATGCAATTCCGTTAGCAAACAAAATGCATCATCATACTCATTTTGGATAGACCATGTTTCTTCATCTATTACTACTGCGAATAGGAAAAGGGATTAGTGGAAATCCTTGTTTTAGTTCAATTGTAATAGAGAAACCATATGTTAATCCTTGACATGTTCGGACATTTGTTCTCAGGTCTCAATGCATATCCTTAACTGGGTCAACAAATTCACGTGGTACACCCTTCTTTGTCATAGTCCACCAAAGCACTTCTCTTGGTATCTTGTCATAAACCTTCTTGAGGTCAATGAAAATCATATGCAAATCCTTCTTCCTTGACCTTCTACTCCATTATTTTTCTCATAAGATAAATGGCTTCTGTTGTAGATTATCCTGGCATCCAAAGTGGTTCTTTGAAATACTTGTACCTTTTCTTAATCTATGTTGTATCACTCTCTACCACTTCTTCATGGTAACAAGTTTTACCCCCTTATAATTTGAGGAGTCTTGTGCATCTCCTTTGTTCTGATAAATGTATTTTTCTCTCTAATCAAGCGGAGGTATTCTGTTTTCTTTCAAATCCTGTTGCATGAATCTGTTGACCAATCAGCACCAACTTTCTCCACGCATCTCTAACTGCTTTCCTTAGTTTCATCTCCAACGCCTTCTTAACTCGATCTTCAACGAAGGCGTCTTGTATAGCACCCAGTTGACTTCAAGTAACTTATTAACGTATTCCATCTATTTCTCTTTAATTTCTTCATCTTGGAAAAGTGTCCTTTGATTTTATCCCCAAGACATTTCACCATACAAAGATCATTTGTCAACATTTGTCTCCTTTTAGCTATCCAAAAAGTATCTTCTTCACCCTTCCTGGAGTCTAGTTTGTCGTATACATCCTGTTAGACCTTTGACTTTGCCTCTTGAACAACTTATTTTTCAACTTTAGTGTCTTCatctttcacttttttttttctttcatgtATTTCCCCAAGGCCAAGTAACATTCTGTTTTCCACTTCACTGCTGTTTTTACACGGAGTGATTTTTTACACCGAGTGATTTTCAGTAATTGACTTGTGAATATCTAGAAGTTTAAAACTTTAAATATTAACACTTCTTTTTCTAACTCATCCTTATACATGATGTTCAACGATGTACTGCCATACGTCTGTgtcttgtgtgtgtgtgttggtggggggggggggggggggggacacaTTGTTGGTGCACCTGTGACTGACTTTTCATCTTTTGGGTAATCACTAATTTTTCTAATCAGGATACGAAGGTAAAGATCCTGGATTAGCAGCTGTTGTAACACTGGCATCTTCACTGGATTACACAACTTCCAAATCATCGCTTAAGATGCTCTTACCTCTTGTAAGTGGAATACCAGTCAATTCTTTTTTATGGTTCTTTACTCCCTGTGAATGGTTTACGAGTGCTATGAACATTTTGTTTATTCGCATTTATTGTATATCAGGCTAATCCTGCGCAAATCCTCAATGTTCCTGTTGTTCCACTAGGAGCCATGCTATCAGCTGCTTATCCTTTCTCATCAAGTCCTCCATATGTTTTGTCTTGGCTGAACAATTTAATATCAGCAGAGGACATGATGGACCCAGAGTTGTTAAAAAAGCTCGTTCTGAACAATTTCTGTAAGCCAAAACACCTTTTCtccttgtgatttttttttgtgcaGTTTGTGACGAGGGAGTAAAGCACATATGACACTCATATCACAACACAAAAGTTCCTGGAAATGTTGTGGATTGACAAATATTTACGTAGTCTAATACACGCTATTTTTCTGTTTTTGTGCATGTATCAAGTGTTAGTTAATGTATGTCTTTGTTTACACTCTGCACTAGTTGGATTGCTCCTAATAATAATTTGATTAGCTGCATATAAATGGTTAGTTCATTTTTTATGAGTGTTTTTTCTGGTAGCTCCCATTTATGTGGTTTCTTAAGTCTTACATAACTGCTTTTTTTTACTGGAAATGCAGTGGATTGACAAACATTTATATATAATACTAGCTATTTTATTGTTCTGTGCTTGTACGAGTGTTAAATAATCAACTTCTTTGTGTCCACTCTGAAGTCTGAACTAGTTGGATTGCTCCTACTATTCTCTTGTTTCTTGTTGATGGCtctttgtccatttatgttGTTCCTGTGTCTTTTAGAACTGCTTTGCTCAACTCTTGTAATCAAAACATGTCTTTTTGAggctgtatacttgctaatgtTCATTATTATGTCTTTATCTGTAAATTTTATGGTGATTTATCTATGAAAATTTCCTTTAACTGTCCACTCTTCGCCACAAATTTCTGCTAAATACATGCTCCATTCTCTGATATTACTTCCAGGTACTATATCAGCTAAGCTTCTATTACAACTAACAACAGCTCTTCAAGAAGGTGGACTGCGTGACCGTAGTGGAACCTTCTTCTACAAGGATCATTTGCAAAAAAATAGTACCCCAGTGTTAGCTCTAGCTGGAGATCAGGATCTCATTTGCCCACCTGAAGCTGTTTATGGTATGTATACCTACCTAAGTTATTTTATTTCTTAGGCCCTTTTCagttcacctgattttcactgaACTCCAATATTTTTACTGCTTTTTAAAGATTTTCAAGGTGAACTAGACAGCCATTAGTCCCTTAGACCATTCTTAATGTTTGACTTTTTAACTTTTGGGATATAATTATGTTGATCGGGAGTTTGAGATATTGACTTTTAAAACCTTGCTAGTTTACACTTTCATATGAAGTAGGGATGTTATCCTCAAATCCCTAAgtggaaataatttaattagatatccTTAAGTATTGTTTTGTCTTCTCATGAACACCCGATTTTTTTCATGTTAATTAAGAGATGGtcatttccgatggagccaaagattcatttgttcttttgactgtgggatgtaatggactaaatcaaaatgactcttaaaacttattcgcttcctttccatcgCTTTTGG
This genomic stretch from Spinacia oleracea cultivar Varoflay chromosome 3, BTI_SOV_V1, whole genome shotgun sequence harbors:
- the LOC110789834 gene encoding uncharacterized protein, whose protein sequence is MVITIQIQSDMRPSLQFASIFRRLSPATSNYRHRLAPLTTNYRHHLPLRLTVRAFSNNAVEKVVNKPSICTADELHYVHVANSDWRLALWRYHPNPQARARNHPLLLLSGVGTNAIGYDLSPESSFARHMSGQGFDTWILEVRGAGLSMPATNLKDVEQSAHEISSKIESAAEKAKETAVNKRQSLEVEDEALVGSDVPPNKGAPLTVSTIWDESELVTKLTETFMRISQKLSGFLSEGQSRIMSARLFDQLQILLEDSHLLDRFNETREKLSSLLETSDKSSVASQITDLSEKLVNIFEESQNSVSPQLFDLQTRFFTTIEEFQKQLDVMVKYDWDFDHYLEEDIPAVMEYIRAESKPKDGKLFAIGHSMGGILLYGMLSRCGYEGKDPGLAAVVTLASSLDYTTSKSSLKMLLPLANPAQILNVPVVPLGAMLSAAYPFSSSPPYVLSWLNNLISAEDMMDPELLKKLVLNNFCTISAKLLLQLTTALQEGGLRDRSGTFFYKDHLQKNSTPVLALAGDQDLICPPEAVYDTVKAIPENMVTYKVFGQPGGPHYAHYDLVGGRLAVEEIYPCIVDFLSCND